One genomic region from Salvia hispanica cultivar TCC Black 2014 chromosome 2, UniMelb_Shisp_WGS_1.0, whole genome shotgun sequence encodes:
- the LOC125208609 gene encoding putative disease resistance protein RGA3 — MADAVISVVVERVAAIIEDNIRYEVNLVRGVEKELQHLSDKLRTIRNVLDDAEKRGVKDQSVKSWLKKLENTAYEMDDILDEWDYYLLKHKMKASVEQKVCCSFIPSSSLCFKKVSVRRDTGQKIENVKVRLDQILKEKDDFEFVTSLPPTDHPMPNSWRVQSTSFIEFEKVRGSDVERNKGNIVKKLLSADTQTLSIVGVGGIGKTTLAQLVYNDAQVESYFELRIWICVSDPFDLAAIAKGIIGSVTKEIIPLGINQLELVLEKLGDCISGKKFLLVLDDVWTEKYNEWEPLKINLRKGAVGSKILVTTRKVTTAKMMGTLDNDIYRPKQLSDEECWSLLRWISLSGRDGEELEEFESVGKKIATKCSGLPLAANVLGRLLQFKYNLQEWEDVEKSEIWQLENAEVDLFPHLVLSYNDLSPPLKRCFSYCAVYPKDHKIHADRLIEEWMALGYLGSVSGNGEVELKGRRYLNNLAMRSLFQDIEKSKSGEQIEWCKMHDIVHDFAVFLRKNDNKDEVAKMRKESCQVCDPLLVSQAKEYRSLVMDKGRHVGLCDCISSVRVFGLERGFHDPLLQGMEKLIHVRWLELSGNELKDEDLKNICRLYFLQTLLLSRCSLRNIPGEIGDLVHLRNLDLSWNLFRDLPEGICRLVELQTLNLKYCTDLYNLPEGIHMPANLQHIFIDRARASQGRLVQGVAQLSGLRTFGYISSFGIENSFRVASDGNKFEVLKNLNLLTGTLRLEIWWDTIPDMEELARTAGEAELRKKIHIHSLRILFLSEVVNGNIILVRRRIPGSRWS, encoded by the coding sequence ATGGCGGATGCTGTGATTTCTGTTGTTGTGGAGAGAGTTGCAGCTATTATCGAAGATAACATTCGGTATGAAGTCAATTTGGTGAGAGGCGTTGAGAAGGAGCTTCAACATCTTTCAGACAAGTTAAGGACTATCAGAAATGTGTTGGATGATGCAGAAAAGAGAGGAGTGAAGGATCAAAGCGTCAAAAGCTGGTTGAAGAAGCTCGAAAACACAGCTTATGAGATGGACGACATTTTGGATGAATGGGACTACTATCTACTCAAACATAAGATGAAAGCTTCGGTTGAGCAAAAGGTATGCTGCTCCTTCATCCCATCTTCATCTTTATGTTTCAAGAAAGTTTCTGTTCGTCGTGATACTGGacagaaaatagaaaatgtgaaAGTCAGACTGGATCAGATTTTAAAGGAGAAGgatgattttgaatttgtgacCTCTCTGCCTCCAACTGATCATCCCATGCCCAATTCTTGGCGAGTTCAATCCACAtcttttattgaatttgagaaAGTTCGTGGGTCAGACGTAGAGAGGAATAAGGGTAATATAGTGAAAAAATTACTTAGTGCTGATACCCAAACTCTATCTATAGTTGGGGTAGGGGGAATTGGAAAAACAACTCTCGCTCAACTTGTTTACAATGATGCTCAAGTGGAGagttattttgaattaagaATATGGATTTGTGTTTCTGATCCATTTGATTTGGCTGCAATTGCTAAAGGAATTATTGGGAGTGTGACAAAAGAGATTATTCCTTTAGGCATTAACCAATTGGAATTGGTACTAGAAAAACTCGGAGATTGTATTTCAGGAAAGAAGTTTCTTCTCGTTCTTGATGACGTTTGGACAGAGAAATACAATGAGTGGGAACCCTTGAAAATCAATCTTAGAAAAGGTGCAGTGGGTAGTAAAATTCTGGTGACAACAAGAAAAGTGACTACGGCTAAGATGATGGGTACCTTAGATAATGATATTTATCGCCCAAAACAGCTTAGTGATGAAGAATGTTGGTCATTATTGCGTTGGATATCCCTCTCAGGAAGGGATGGGGAGGAATTGGAAGAATTTGAGAGTGTTGGCAAGAAAATAGCTACTAAGTGTAGTGGCTTGCCTCTTGCTGCAAATGTTTTGGGAAGACTTTTgcaattcaaatataatttgcaAGAGTGGGAAGATGTGGAGAAGAGTGAAATATGGCAATTGGAAAATGCGGAAGTAGATCTTTTTCCTCATTTAGTTCTAAGCTACAATGATTTGTCCCCACCTCTTAAGCGTTGCTTTTCATATTGTGCCGTCTATCCTAAAGATCACAAAATTCATGCGGATAGACTAATAGAAGAGTGGATGGCTTTAGGTTATTTGGGATCTGTTAGTGGAAACGGTGAAGTGGAACTCAAAGGGCGAAGGTACTTGAACAATTTAGCAATGCGTTCATTGTTTCAAGACATTGAGAAAAGTAAGTCGGGGGAGCAGATAGAATGGTGTAAAATGCATGATATAGTACATGATTTTGCTGTATTTCTTAGGAAGAATGATAACAAAGATGAGGTTGCTAAAATGAGAAAGGAAAGTTGTCAAGTTTGTGATCCTCTTTTAGTTTCTCAAGCTAAAGAGTATCGTAGCTTAGTTATGGACAAGGGAAGACATGTTGGTCTTTGTGATTGCATATCAAGTGTTAGGGTGTTCGGATTGGAAAGGGGTTTCCATGATCCTCTTCTGCAAGGAATGGAAAAGTTGATTCACGTCAGATGGTTGGAATTGAGTGGTAATGAGTTGAAGGATGAAGACCTCAAAAATATATGCAGGCTTTATTTCTTACAAACTCTATTGTTATCAAGATGCTCCTTAAGAAATATTCCTGGAGAAATTGGAGATTTGGTACACTTGAGAAACCTTGACTTAAGTTGGAATTTGTTCAGGGATTTGCCAGAGGGTATTTGTAGACTGGTTGAATTGCAAACCTTGAATCTCAAATACTGCACCGACCTCTACAATCTGCCAGAAGGGATCCATATGCCTGCGAACCtccaacacatttttattgatcgTGCTCGTGCAAGTCAAGGTCGGTTGGTTCAAGGAGTAGCTCAGTTAAGTGGTCTCCGCACTTTTGGTTATATAAGTTCTTTCGGGATTGAGAACTCGTTCAGAGTAGCAAGTGATGGTAACAAGTTTGAAGTGTTGAAAAACTTAAACCTTCTTACTGGAACTCTAAGATTGGAAATTTGGTGGGACACCATACCTGATATGGAAGAGTTGGCTAGGACCGCAGGAGAAGCAGAACTAAGGAAGAAGATACACATTCACTCACTGCGTATACTATTTCTCTCTGAAGTCGTCAATGGGAATATCATTCTGGTCAGGAGGAGAATTCCAGGCTCTCGCTGGAGTTAA
- the LOC125208606 gene encoding putative disease resistance protein RGA3, whose amino-acid sequence MADAVISVVVERVATIIQDQIRYEVNLVRGVEKELLHLSDKLRTVRNVLDDAEKRGVKDQSVKSWLKKLENTAYEMDDILDEWDYYLLKHKMKASVEQKVCCSFIPSSSLYFKKVSIRRDTGQKIENVKVRLDQILKEKDDFEFVTSLPPTDHPVPNSCRVQSTSFIEFEKVRGSDVERNKGNIVKKLLSADTQILSIVGTGGIGKTTLAQLVYNDAQVTSCFELRIWICVSDPFDLAAIAKGIIGSVTKEIIPLGINQLELILEKLGHCISGKKFLLVLDDVWTEKYNEWEPLKINLRKGAVGSKILVTTRKVTTAKMMGTLDNDIYRPKQLSDEECWSLLRGISLSGRDGELAEFESVGKKIATKCSGLPLAANVLGRLLQFKYNLQEWEDVEKSEIWQLENAEVDLFPHLVLSYKDLSPPLKRCFSYCAVYPKDHKIRADRLIAEWMALGYLGSVSGNGEVELKGRQYLNNLAMRSLFQDNVKIGEQIIHCKMHDIVHDFAVFLRKNDNKDEVAKMRKESCQVCDPLLVSQAKEYRSLFMDKSRRVALCDCISSVRVLGLERGFHDPLLQGMEKLIHVRCLELSDIELKDEDLKNICRLYFLQTLLLSHCYLINIPGEIGDLVHLRNLDLSRNGFTGLPESICRLVELQTLNLESCDNLYKLPEGIRMLENLQHIFVDRACASQGRLVKGVAQLSGLRTFGYISSFGIENLFRVQSGPNKFKRLKHLNHLTGSLRLEILCNTIPEVEELARTAGEAELRKKIHIHSLRILFLFKCQWKYHSGHEKEHSRLSLELIEALQPHPKLSKLEIEGYAGYQLPRWMSSPLNFVKHIHLFNHLHLSSLTPMGKLPLLEDLILERLNKMEFLGREFLGIVASSSNHVVVFPKLKKLAFNSLICWDKWEDITVEEEESAAISIMPCLTELHITDSVSLKKLPHRLLHKASSSLRWINIVGSSELVKTYGEDKEGSAWRSISQHNPQLQLHI is encoded by the coding sequence ATGGCGGATGCTGTGATTTCTGTTGTTGTGGAGAGAGTTGCAACTATCATTCAAGATCAGATTCGGTATGAAGTCAATTTGGTGAGAGGCGTTGAGAAGGAGCTTCTACATCTTTCAGACAAGTTGAGGACTGTCAGAAATGTGTTGGATGATGCAGAAAAGAGAGGAGTGAAGGATCAAAGCGTCAAAAGCTGGTTGAAGAAGCTCGAAAACACAGCTTATGAGATGGACGACATTTTGGATGAATGGGACTACTATCTACTCAAACATAAGATGAAAGCTTCGGTTGAGCAAAAGGTATGCTGCTCCTTCATCCCATCTTCATCTttatatttcaagaaagtttCTATTCGTCGTGATACTGGacagaaaatagaaaatgtgaaAGTCAGACTGGATCAGATTTTAAAGGAGAAGgatgattttgaatttgtgacCTCTTTGCCTCCAACTGATCATCCCGTGCCCAATTCTTGTCGAGTTCAATCCACGtcttttattgaatttgagaaAGTTCGTGGGTCAGACGTAGAGAGGAATAAGGGTAATATAGTGAAAAAATTACTTAGTGCTGATACCCAAATTCTTTCTATAGTTGGGACAGGGGGGATTGGAAAAACAACTCTTGCTCAACTTGTTTACAATGATGCTCAAGTGACGAGTTGTTTTGAATTAAGAATATGGATTTGTGTTTCTGATCCATTTGATTTGGCTGCAATTGCTAAAGGAATTATTGGGAGTGTGACGAAGGAGATTATTCCTTTAGGCATTAACCAATTGGAATTGATACTAGAAAAACTCGGACATTGTATTTCAGGAAAGAAGTTTCTTCTCGTTCTTGATGACGTTTGGACAGAGAAATACAATGAGTGGGAACCCTTGAAAATCAATCTTAGAAAAGGTGCAGTGGGTAGTAAAATTCTGGTGACAACAAGAAAAGTGACTACGGCTAAGATGATGGGTACCTTAGATAATGATATTTATCGCCCAAAACAGCTTAGTGATGAAGAATGTTGGTCATTATTGCGTGGGATATCCCTCTCTGGACGGGATGGGGAGTTGGCAGAATTTGAGAGTGTTGGCAAGAAAATAGCTACTAAGTGTAGTGGCTTGCCTCTTGCTGCAAATGTTTTGGGAAGACTTTTgcaattcaaatataatttgcaAGAGTGGGAAGATGTAGAGAAGAGTGAAATATGGCAATTAGAAAATGCGGAAGTAGATCTTTTTCCCCATTTAGTTCTAAGCTACAAAGATTTGTCCCCACCTCTTAAGCGTTGCTTTTCGTATTGTGCCGTCTATCCTAAAGATCACAAAATACGTGCGGATAGACTAATAGCAGAGTGGATGGCTTTAGGTTATTTGGGATCTGTTAGTGGAAACGGTGAAGTGGAACTCAAAGGGCGACAGTACTTGAACAATTTAGCAATGCGTTCTTTGTTTCAAGACAATGTGAAGATTGGTGAACAAATAATACATTGCAAAATGCATGATATAGTACATGATTTTGCTGTATTTCTCAGGAAGAATGATAACAAAGATGAGGTTGCTAAAATGAGAAAGGAAAGTTGTCAAGTTTGTGATCCACTTTTAGTTTCTCAAGCTAAAGAGTATCGTAGCTTATTTATGGACAAGAGTAGACGTGTTGCTCTTTGTGATTGCATATCAAGTGTTAGGGTGTTGGGCTTGGAAAGGGGTTTCCATGATCCTCTTCTACAAGGAATGGAAAAGTTGATTCACGTCAGATGTTTGGAATTGAGTGATATTGAGTTGAAGGATGAAGACCTCAAAAATATATGCAGGCTTTATTTCTTACAAACTCTATTGTTATCACATTGTTACTTGATAAATATTCCTGGAGAAATTGGAGATTTGGTACACTTGAGAAACCTTGACTTAAGTCGTAACGGATTCACTGGTTTGCCAGAGAGTATTTGTAGACTGGTTGAATTGCAAACCTTGAATCTCGAATCCTGCGACAACCTCTACAAACTGCCAGAAGGGATCCGTATGCTTGAGAACCTCCAACacatttttgttgatcgtGCTTGTGCAAGTCAAGGTCGGTTGGTTAAAGGAGTAGCTCAGTTAAGTGGTCTCCGCACTTTTGGTTATATAAGTTCTTTCGGGATTGAGAACTTGTTCAGAGTACAAAGTGGTCCTAACAAGTTTAAACGGTTGAAACACTTAAACCATCTTACTGGATCTCTAAGATTGGAAATTTTGTGCAACACCATACCTGAAGTGGAAGAGTTGGCTAGGACCGCAGGAGAAGCAGAACTAAGGAAGAAGATACACATTCACTCACTGCGTATACTATTTCTCTTTAAGTGTCAATGGAAATATCATTCTGGTCATGAGAAGGAGCATTCCAGGCTCTCGCTGGAGTTAATAGAAGCTTTGCAGCCCCATCCGAAGCTGAGTAAACTCGAAATTGAGGGATACGCTGGCTATCAACTTCCGCGTTGGATGTCATCGCCCCTCAACTTCGTAAAACATATTCATCTGTTTAATCATCTTCACTTGTCGTCATTGACGCCTATGGGAAAACTACCTTTGTTGGAAGATCTCATATTGGAGCGCCTGaataaaatggaatttttGGGACGGGAGTTTTTGGGAATAGTAGCTTCATCAAGTAACCATGTTGTTGTCTTTCCTAAACTCAAGAAATTGGCATTTAATTCGTTAATTTGTTGGGATAAGTGGGAGGACATAACagtggaagaagaagaatctgCTGCCATCTCTATCATGCCATGCCTCACTGAGTTGCATATCACTGATTCTGTGAGCTTGAAGAAGCTGCCGCATCGCCTCCTGCATAAGGCCTCCTCGTCTTTGCGGTGGATTAACATTGTTGGTTCATCAGAGCTAGTAAAAACATACGGAGAGGACAAGGAAGGTTCAGCTTGGAGATCCATTTCCCAACATAATCCCCAACTTCAACTTCACATATAG
- the LOC125208610 gene encoding putative disease resistance protein RGA3 has protein sequence MDDILDEWDYSLLKHKIEASAEPEPEPEPKKMVCCSFIRSSCLCFKKVSVRRDIAKKIENVKTMLEHIYKERNDFNFVISPHTTNHPVPNSWRVQSTSFIEFEKVRGLDVERNKGDIVKKLLSADTQTLSIVGTGGIGKTTLAQLVYNDAQVTSCFELRIWICVSDPFDLAAIAKGIIGSVTKEIIPLGINQLELVLEKLGHCISGKKFLLVLDDVWTEKYNEWEPLKINLRKGAVGSKILVTTRKETVAKMMGTLDNDIYRPKQLSDEECWSLLRWISLSGRNEEELEEFESVGKKIATKCSGLPLAANVLGRLLQFKYNLQEWEDVEKSEIWQLENAEVDLFPHLVLSYNDLSPPLKRCFSYCAVYPKDHKIRADRLIEEWMALGYLGSVSGNGEVELKGRRYLNNLAMRSLFQDIVKIGEQIIHCKMHDIVHDFAVFLRKNDNKDEVAKMGKESCQVCDPLLVSQAKEYRSLVMDKGRHVGLCDCISSVRVFGLKRDLDNPLPQGIEKLIHVRWLELSGNELKDEDLKNICRLYFLQTLLLSRCSLRNIPGEIGDLVHLRNLDLSWNMFMDLPESICRLVELQTLNLESCDNLYKLPEGIHMLENLQHIFIDRDRASQVRLVQGVAQLSGLRTFGYISSFGIENSFRVASDGNKFEVLKNLNLLTGTLRLEIFCDTIPDMEELARTAGEAELRKKIHIHSLRILFPFGGNSRLSLELIEALQPHQKLSRLEIEGYAGYALPRWMSSSLNFVKQINLYRHHYLSSLTPMGKLPLLEDLILERPE, from the coding sequence ATGGACGACATTTTGGATGAATGGGACTACTCTCTTCTCAAACATAAGATAGAAGCTTCTGCTGAGCCTGAGCCCGAGCCTGAGCCTAAGAAAATGGTATGTTGCTCCTTCATCAGATCTTCTTGTTTATGTTTCAAGAAAGTTTCTGTTCGTCGTGACATTgccaagaaaatagaaaatgtgaaAACTATGCTTGAACATATTTACAAGGAGAGAAATGACTTTAATTTTGTCATCTCTCCGCATACAACTAATCATCCCGTGCCCAATTCTTGGCGAGTTCAATCCACAtcttttattgaatttgagaaAGTTCGTGGGTTAGACGTAGAGAGGAATAAGGGTGATATAGTGAAAAAATTACTTAGTGCTGATACCCAAACTCTTTCTATAGTTGGGACGGGAGGAATTGGAAAAACAACTCTCGCTCAACTTGTTTACAATGATGCTCAAGTGACGAGTTGTTTTGAATTAAGAATATGGATTTGTGTTTCTGATCCATTTGATTTGGCTGCAATTGCTAAAGGAATTATTGGGAGTGTGACAAAAGAGATTATTCCTTTAGGCATTAACCAATTGGAATTGGTACTAGAAAAACTCGGACATTGTATTTCAGGAAAGAAGTTTCTTCTCGTTCTTGATGACGTTTGGACAGAGAAATACAATGAGTGGGAACCCCTGAAAATCAATCTTAGGAAAGGTGCAGTGGGTAGTAAAATTCTGGTGACAACAAGAAAAGAGACTGTGGCTAAGATGATGGGTACCTTAGATAATGATATTTATCGCCCAAAACAGCTTAGTGATGAAGAATGTTGGTCATTATTGCGTTGGATATCCCTCTCAGGAAGGAATGAGGAGGAATTGGAAGAATTTGAGAGTGTTGGCAAGAAAATAGCTACTAAGTGTAGTGGCTTGCCTCTTGCTGCAAATGTTTTGGGAAGACTTTTgcaattcaaatataatttgcaAGAGTGGGAAGATGTAGAGAAGAGTGAAATATGGCAATTGGAAAATGCGGAAGTGGATCTTTTTCCTCATTTAGTTCTAAGCTACAATGATTTGTCCCCACCTCTTAAGCGTTGCTTTTCATATTGTGCCGTCTATCCTAAAGATCACAAAATTCGTGCGGATAGACTAATAGAAGAGTGGATGGCTTTAGGTTATTTGGGATCTGTTAGTGGAAACGGTGAAGTGGAACTCAAAGGGCGAAGGTACTTGAACAATTTAGCAATGCGTTCTTTGTTTCAAGACATTGTGAAGATTGGTGAACAAATAATACATTGCAAAATGCATGATATAGTACATGATTTTGCTGTATTTCTCAGGAAGAATGATAACAAAGATGAGGTTGCTAAAATGGGAAAGGAAAGTTGTCAAGTTTGTGATCCTCTTTTAGTTTCTCAAGCTAAAGAGTATCGTAGCTTAGTTATGGACAAGGGAAGACATGTTGGTCTTTGTGATTGCATATCAAGTGTTAGGGTGTTCGGATTGAAAAGGGATTTAGATAATCCTCTTCCACAAGGAATAGAAAAGTTGATTCACGTCAGATGGTTGGAATTGAGTGGTAATGAGTTGAAGGATGAAGACCTCAAAAATATATGCAGGCTTTATTTCTTACAAACTCTATTGTTATCAAGATGCTCCTTAAGAAATATTCCTGGAGAAATTGGAGATTTGGTACACTTGAGAAACCTTGACTTAAGTTGGAATATGTTCATGGATTTGCCAGAGAGTATTTGTAGACTGGTTGAATTGCAAACCTTGAATCTCGAATCCTGCGACAACCTCTACAAACTGCCAGAAGGGATCCATATGCTTGAGAACCtccaacacatttttattgatcgTGATCGTGCAAGTCAAGTTCGGTTGGTTCAAGGAGTAGCTCAGTTAAGTGGTCTCCGCACTTTTGGTTATATAAGTTCTTTCGGGATTGAGAACTCGTTCAGAGTAGCAAGTGATGGTAACAAGTTTGAAGTGTTGAAAAACTTAAACCTTCTTACTGGAACTCTAAGATTGGAAATTTTCTGCGACACCATACCTGATATGGAAGAGTTGGCTAGGACTGCAGGAGAAGCAGAACTAAGGAAGAAGATACACATTCACTCACTGCGTATACTATTTCCCTTTGGGGGGAATTCCAGGCTCTCGCTGGAGTTAATAGAAGCTTTGCAGCCCCATCAGAAGCTGAGTAGACTCGAAATTGAGGGATACGCTGGCTATGCACTTCCGCGTTGGATGTCATCGTCCCTCAACTTCGTAAAACAGATTAATCTGTATCGTCATCATTACTTGTCGTCATTGACGCCTATGGGAAAACTACCTTTGTTGGAAGATCTCATATTGGAGAGGCCTGaataa
- the LOC125208613 gene encoding inorganic pyrophosphatase 1-like: MAGITIVFDFDKTIIDVDSDNWVVDELGATDLFNELLPTMPWNSLMDRMMNELHAQGKTIEDVKEVLRRVPIHPRIVPTIKTLHALGCDLRILSDANLFFIETIVDHLGIKDCFSEINTNPSYVDEEGKLRISPFVDFQSSPHGCTLCPPNMCKSMIIDRIQTTLAKEGRQRIIYLGDGIGDFCPSLKLRDEDFMMPRKDFPVWGLICENRALLRAEIHEWIDGEDMEKIVMKLIEKIKIQDSVQLLPVDFKIEAMPIALPQSVKVQQ, translated from the exons ATGGCCGGAATCACAATAGTTTTCGACTTCGACAAGACCATTATCGACGTGGACAGCGATAATTGGGTCGTCGACGAGCTCGGTGCCACCGACTTGTTCAACGAGCTCCTCCCCACCATGCCGTGGAATTCTCTCATG GATAGAATGATGAATGAGCTACATGCACAAGGGAAAACCATTGAAGATGTGAAGGAAGTTTTGAGAAGGGTTCCCATACATCCAAGAATTGTGCCTACAATCAAAACATTACATGCTTTAGG gtgTGATTTGAGAATATTGAGTGATGCAAACCTGTTTTTCATCGAGACGATTGTTGATCATCTTGGAATAAAGGATTGCTTCTCCGAAATCAACACGAATCCAAGCTATGTCGACGAAGAAGGGAAGCTTAGAATCTCTCCTTTTGTTGATTTTCAGTCATCACCTCATGGCTGCACTCTTTGCCCTCCAAACATGTGCAAG AGCATGATCATAGATAGAATTCAAACCACATTAGCTAAGGAAGGAAGGCAAAGGATTATTTACCTTGGAGATGGGATTGGTGACTTTTGCCCGAGTTTGAAGCTGCGAGACGAAGATTTCATGATGCCAAGGAAAGACTTCCCGGTATGGGGGCTAATATGCGAAAATCGTGCGCTTTTGAGAGCTGAAATCCACGAATGGATCGATGGCGAGGACATGGAGAAGATTGTGATGAAGCTTATAGAGAAGATCAAGATTCAAGATTCAGTTCAATTGCTACCGGTTGATTTCAAGATTGAGGCAATGCCAATTGCCTTACCTCAATCAGTCAAAGTTCAgcagtag
- the LOC125206940 gene encoding putative late blight resistance protein homolog R1B-16, with protein MGVFEEDDAILVSTIIKLWVSEGFLKPVDGEILEIIGKEFLKGLVDRNLVLVDQLGSTGNIKRVKVHDLVRDLCVKQANEEGFYHVIGESSPRGMNSQRRIVIRRKTSEEKVFDDLQSMPHARSIICEHGKVPQCQNFGLLRTIHAYKFRNFKEEHYISSLVSGYVNLRHLVAKVDSMSPIFSSFNHLWNLKTLIILCSNESIVPTEIWKMPQIRHIVGIRKKLILVDPSSDAAVMENLVVLSGTLNFKFTDDVIMRIPNIKKLVIHYSGSKEMSHDDYYCLGNIQCMSKLVSLLISSESHFNGNASLDKLTYPQTLKSLTLESKSDFEWEMILGKIGSLPLLEKFTLWRGCFGTGKWEVLENQFPCLKYLRLVSCNNLRQWTAETSSIFPCLEKIRLENLKVLGNIPSEIGDMPLLQNIWIRHCSEAAMICAKEIVEEQMYLQGENLPFGIQVMVPLHKKEAMQSMVGPNFEVVYTG; from the coding sequence ATGGGCGTGTTTGAGGAAGATGATGCAATCTTAGTCTCAACAATCATTAAGCTATGGGTTTCTGAAGGATTTCTTAAACCCGTAGATGGcgaaattttggaaataattggGAAAGAGTTCTTAAAGGGCTTAGTAGATAGAAATCTCGTTCTAGTTGATCAGTTGGGGAGCACCGGAAATATAAAACGAGTCAAGGTTCATGATTTGGTTAGAGACCTATGCGTGAAGCAGGCTAATGAAGAAGGATTTTATCATGTTATTGGAGAATCTAGTCCTCGGGGCATGAATAGCCAACGCCGCATTGTTATACGCAGGAAAACTTCAGAGGAGAAAGTCTTTGATGACTTGCAATCTATGCCACATGCTCGTTCCATTATCTGCGAGCATGGGAAAGTTCCACAATGCCAAAATTTTGGATTGCTGAGGACAATACACGCATACAAATTTCGTAATTTTAAAGAGGAACACTACATAAGTTCGCTTGTGTCTGGGTATGTTAACTTGCGGCACCTTGTTGCTAAAGTTGACAGCATGTCCccaattttttcttccttcaaCCATCTTTGGAATTTGAAGACATTGATCATATTGTGTTCGAATGAGTCTATTGTGCCTACTGAGATTTGGAAAATGCCGCAAATTAGGCACATTGTCGGGATCAGGAAAAAATTGATACTCGTAGATCCTTCGAGTGATGCTGCTGTCATGGAGAATCTAGTGGTACTTAGTGGAACGCTTAATTTCAAGTTCACTGATGACGTGATTATGAGAATTCCTAATATCAAGAAATTAGTGATACATTATTCAGGAAGCAAGGAAATGAGCCATGatgattattattgtttaGGCAATATTCAATGTATGTCTAAATTAGTATCTCTACTTATCTCCAgtgagtctcattttaatGGGAATGCCTCTTTGGACAAGCTCACTTATCCACAAACACTCAAGAGCTTAACTCTTGAGAGCAAAAGTGACTTTGAATGGGAAATGATATTGGGAAAGATAGGTTCGTTGCCCCTTCTTGAGAAGTTCACGTTGTGGCGTGGATGCTTTGGAACAGGCAAGTGGGAAGTCTTAGAAAACCAATTCCCGTGCCTCAAGTACTTGAGATTGGTTTCGTGTAATAACCTGAGACAATGGACCGCAGAAACAAGCTCAATCTTTCCATGCCTTGAGAAGATTCGccttgaaaatttaaaagtgtTGGGGAATATCCCATCTGAAATTGGAGACATGCCGTTGCTTCAAAACATATGGATACGACATTGCAGCGAAGCAGCGATGATATGTGCGAAGGAGATTGTAGAGGAACAAATGTATCTACAAGGGGAGAATCTTCCCTTTGGAATTCAGGTTATGGTTCCACTTCATAAAAAGGAAGCAATGCAAAGTATGGTTGGTCCCAACTTTGAAGTTGTATATACCGGATAG